aaatctttgccaccttgacttagacaatgcttgagatcatgaattcatttccagcaaccttgccctgggaactttagttGGGGATTCCCAAATccctgtttttttccccctcaacaatgtttgactctccatgaccctgtgGGCCATACTGTctaaggggttttcttggcaaagacactgaagtgttttgccatttcctcctccagtggattgaggcaaaagaagattaagtgacttgcccagggtcacacaactagtgtctgaggccacatttgaattcagaccttcctgactccaagcctagtattctatccactgagctacccagCTGCCTCCAATGATAAcaatataatagtaataataataatagctgacatttatacagtattgtaaggtttgcaaagcatcgTAATAGAAATCACCTCACTTGATAATGAGAATTCCTAGTGAATAGAAAAGCAGAATGAGTTTTGTCCAAATTTGCATATATACTGCCTGCAGCTGGGTGAATAAACACTTGGAGTCATCTTTCCAGTTTAGCTTATGATGatcaggggagagagggggatgggggagaagggaaagagagaacaaagGCAGGGTCTGGTGTCCAGAGATGGAGGAAACAATTAAAGAATGGGGAATGACCCATCTCTGAGTCTTGTGTGGACTACTGAGAAGGTGAGCacagggggagagaagaaaggttcCCTGGAGAGGACTCAGCAGTGAATAGGAGAAAAGACCTCTGGGATAGAGAAGCCTGGCTCAAAGACCACCTGGGGGACCTCAGGCAATCACAATGGTCCTAAGgttgtttcatcatctgtaaattgCAGGCCTTGGAGCAGAGGGCTGCCTTACAGCTATGATCTGGAAGCTCAAGGCCTAGGGCTGAATTTGTCAGGGGCTGTCACCTACATAGACATCATCTGCTACTAGAGATGGGAACTGGCTGCCAGGGCTTCGGAAGCTGAGGGGGATTCAGAGCAACTCCAATGCATGCCTATAAGAGAagtggaaggaagcaggaatgaagactcaagagaagagtaCAGGAGGGCACACAAGTGCAGAGTGAGTGGTCACAGGGAAGAGGAGTTAGGGGCTTCTTTGGTCTGGCCCCAGGGGAGAGAACTGGGTGCAATGGGTGAAGGCTGGAAGCTGGCCATTTCAGCCAGATGGAAGGCAGTCAGGCTGAAGCCCCGTAGAAGGTGGCTGTGGCCGGCTCCCTCTCCCAGGAAGTCCTCCAGCACCCTCAGGCAACACAGCTACTTTGTCCACAGCTACTCCAATGACTGGTCTGAATTCCATGGTCTCAGATCACTTCTAGGGCCAAGATGTTCTGAGGTAGAACCTGCATACATGTAGGGGTGCTTTAGTAGGAAAGGTCTGGAAAATCCAGGCTGAGTCCTGACGCTGCCCCGTCTGAGCTGAGTGACCCCCATAAAGTGactgcctctgtgaccctgaggCTCCTCTGCTATAAAAATGGATGTATGCACTTCCTGCCTTAGAGGTCTGcagagaatcaatcaatcagcatttattaagtgactactatgtgctgggcactgtggtaaatgctagggatatgaaaggaggcaaaagacagtccctgcctccagAGAGCCTAcagtctgatgggagagacaacatgcaaatggaTACATACAaacaatatacaggataaagtggaaatacagagggaaggtactagaattggGAGAGGTTGGGGAGGGCTTCcggtagaaggtgggactttagccaggaattaaaggaagccagggaggtcagtgggtggagcagaggagggagggcatctCAGGCATGGAAGACATGCAAAGAATATGTCTGGAGCCCAGAGATGGAGGATCTATTCATGCATCAGTtgggaggacagtgtcactggattgaagagtacatgtggAGGggtaaggctggaaaagtaggaggtgacaggctatgaagggctttgaatgtcaaacaaaacatttgctcctggaggcagtaggcgtggagtgtgtgtgtatgtgtgtgtgtgtgtgtgtgtgtgtgtgtgtgtgtgtgtgtgtgtctaacaTGAACAGATCTGCATTTAAGGAAAAGCATTTTAGTGGACTGGAGAATTGAGataggcagacccaccaacagcTACTGCAAGAGTCCAGGTATGAGCTGATGAGGGCCTGCAGGTATGGGCATCAGACAAGAACAGGGAACATattagagatgttacaaaggcgACGTCaactgctgttcagtcatgtctgattctttccttctccagttcattgtacagatgaagaaactgaggcaaacagggtttagtgacttgcccaagtcacacagctactaagtgtctgaggctagatttgaactcagaaagatgagtctgcctgacttcacacctagtgctctacccactgggccacccagctgctcctgaCATCAATAGGCTTTGGCAACACCTTggctatgggggggggggtgggtggaggTGGGGCGGTGTGTGAGAGAAGGTGGAAGAATCCAGGATGATGCCATTGGGGGGCTGGGAGGAGTGTTGTCCTCTGCAGTAATAGGGGAGGTGGAGGCAGGGAAGGGCCTTAGGATGGAAGATCTTGAGTTCTGTTAGGTATGTGTTTTAGTTTCAGATGGCTCCTAGACATCCAGTTCCAGAGGCCTGAAAGTCAGTTGGTGATGAGctattggaggtcagcagagagtttggcacaggaaaggtagatttgagaatcatcagcatagagatggtaattaagtccctgggagctgatgagatcaccacaGGAAGTACAGTTATCATTTCCACGTGGTTGGGATTCGGGGCATGGCGCCCCTCCCTCCCAACATGGAAAATCtacgtaaaattttttggccctcctttcaaaccagagaagtctgaattattatggcattaaaagataaaatatgctgatattatacaatactatacatgtatcttatgcatttctgagtttctaaactttttctgtcatCTACTGGCCTTTGTATGTAGTCTATGGCTTCTGCGAAACtaccccaaaattcccatttaatttttaatgctGATGTGTAATACATTGAAACTGAGATGGGGAAAATCTCAAAGTGGAAGGGACAACTGTAGTAtaggagaagagggctcaggacagagccctgagggataCCTATGGTCAGAGGGcttgatctggaagaggatccagcaaggGGGGCTGAGGAGAGGTCAGAGGgatgggagcagaaccaggaaaggggTGTTCCAAGAACCTACAGAGAAGAAAgtctcaaggaggagagagtgctCCGCAGTatccaaggctgcagagaggtcaaggacaatgaggattgggaaaaggccattggatgtGGCAAGTAAGAGATTCATCGGTCACttcagagagagcagttttggtggaatgataaggttggaagccagatccTAAGAGGttaagagaggagagacaaagtGGAAGCCCTCTGTTGTCTTCAAAGTCCTGTTAAAATGGAGGCCAATTATGAAATTCCCTATCGGGTGTCAAGCTTATTGAGGACAAGGGccatctttcctttttcatatttgcaTTGCTAGCCCTTGGTCCTGTGCTTGGCATACAGGAGGCACGGAATTGCtattgtttgcccttcattttccaagaggaccaatgatatcaggagatGTTTTCTTGATTATGTATGAACTGGACTTAAGTGAGGTTGAGATACACAAAGCcttcagtctcactttctcttctacagtcatcaaagttcagcggcaggacaaaagtcaggactggtgatggcccaggatgcagtgcatgaccttggcatcatcaatgtctgaccaagctctaagtgccccttcatgaccattggaacaaactgttcttatccacccatcaacatgcttgggatagatatCCACTTAACTCCCCAATGGCCTGTCAggtacccttaacctggtttagcctgtctgcttaGATATTTTACCAAGGTGTGGCTACTGTGCATGCTGCAGCactttggagccacaggtgagagttgggtgacaagtGGACACCCAAGTGGGACAATACCCTAAAAAGaacttggcaagccctcacaccagaggtgccagtactcctgaacaccccatacaaaTATTAGATGACCTGAACAGGAACCACAGGTTTACGGAACTCCTGATTATTTTCTATGgctaataaatgttaactgactgATCGGCTGATGATGCTAATTCTAGACTCATGTTAACCTCGTGGTGAAAGCATATGTAAACATTTTTAACTTTTCCTAGAATTATTaagaaatgcaattttttttcattaaagccCTTTTTAGACTCCTGGGAAAAGACTCTTGAAAAGGTGGGTATGGTAGATCAGGACAAAAGGAAAGACAGCCCAATAGAGTATCTCCCATCCAGACagcctttccccaccccatcccaaggCCCCACTAGAATACTGATCCATTTAAGGTCAATCCTTCCATCCCCACAATGGATCAGACTTTGGTCCACCCTATTGGAAGTAGCCTTTAGTATTCAAACAGAGCAACTTGCAGGCTCCTCTTCAACTAGTATTCTGGATATAGGTCTAAGGGAAGAACCCCAATGATTTCTCTAGATTCTAGAAGAGAGGTCCCAGGTAAGGAAGGGGTTAAGAGATATGGTTGCTTGATTCTGGACTTTTAACCTAGGCTATCTTTTATATGCTCAAGAGTCCCATAAATGTGATCTGAAATTGGTTGGGAGCAGTCATGTCAGAGGTCATGGGGGATGACTGATTCCTATCTGGATATTTCTCCAAGTTAGAAATGGTTTTGGTGTTCATGTTCAACAAAACTGTTCCTGGAAGGCTTGAGACTAATTCCGTGGGTGCTGTATTAGTGTTAACATCTGTCTTCAACAAAGTGACTCCCAGGTCTCCACTTCTGGCTCTTGCTCCAATTCTCCGACCACCAAATGGACGTTTCAAAGTAGATGTGCCATAGACATTACAAACTCACTGTCTGAAACAGAACCCACTTATCTGTTGCCCTAAGCCCTCCCCACTTCTGAACACCTAGTGCATCCCCACACTCTTCTTGTCACCATCCTTCCAACCGTGCGAGCTCACGTTCAatcatcctcatttttttccctctatgtaTCCCCTAAGTCACCAAGTCTACTCAGGTCTGTCTCCAGAGTTTCTCCCACatcctcccttttctccattcagcagcccccaccccccaccccattacactgtatttgaacttgggaagataagtctgcctgactccaagcccagcactctctccactgtgccactagctgtCCATCACAACTACTAAACCTTCCCAATTCTCTGCAATGCCTTCCACATAgcatttgtttaataaatgctctctgaGTGTTGATGCAGTGTCTAAAAATCGAAGACCAGTAGCTTCCAAGTCTGAGGCTGTGGGTTCCAGCCCTGACCctgctacctctgtgacctttgtTCTATCTAAATCTCaggtttctcatatgtaaaatggggggggggaagggtgtCAGATTGGAGGACCCCTACTGTCTTTTTCAGTTCCAGATGTTATCATTGTAGGAAATTGAAAAGGCCTAAGAGTCCATGACTGCCAGATGAGAAGAACACAATTCTAAAGTGCTATGTCTGTGGATCTAAGATGTGGTCTATGGCCCCAAGATTCTCAGACTTTCTATGAGGGGACAGAAGAGGTCAAAAGCTAAGGGTCAGACTTGCACAGACACCATTGCACACAGAAATCTGGTTTTATTTGAACCCTAACACAGCTACTGTTCAGAAGACAAAGACTTGATTGGCGGTTTCACATCCCCCAGTGATCCCTTATCTCAGCCCTATACCCACCCTCTAAGGAGGGGTCAGCCTTACACCTCCCCTCGGGCATGCAGCATGAAGTGGCCATGCAGCTCCCCAAGATCGTCGAATGAATCCTCACACTCTGTGCAGTGATAAGCACCCCCCTCATCCCCAGGGGGCCCATCACCTCCAGTGGAGGTGGCCCcttcatcctcatcctcttcttcatcctcctcctcacccacctGGCGCTGAGCGGCAGCGCGGGCAGCGGGTGTTGCCTGGGGGGCAGCTGGGCGACACAGCCGACAGGGTGGGCCCCCAGGGGCTGCAGCCCCCTCCCCCGGGGGTGGGCGGCCACACAGGGtgcagggctggggtgggggccctgggggtggggcagccCGAGGGGCCCTCCGAGAGGGCGCCCCTCGCCCCCCACCAAGACGCTGCTTCACCTTGTAGCCAGGATCATATTCTGGGTCATCTgttgtttcctcctcctcctcctcctcctcttcatcctcgtCTGAGTCAGGCTCCGAGAGGGTGTAGTCTGAATCGGAAGGGTGCTCTGGACCTGCCAAGAAGGGGGAAGTCAGAGAAGTCACAGGTAAGACCTAGAGAGCTAAAGCTGGTCTCCCCCACTGGCCTTTTCTGAATGCCccggggtgggtgggtgtgtgtgtgcaagaGTGCTCGCCAGGGGCCCACAAAGGCATTTCCTCAGCAGAAACAGGTTTCAGCACCTCACCTGGGGACAGCTCCTCATCGTCTTCCTCCATGCTGGCATAGCCCCCAGTCTCAGCAGTCTCCCGAGTCTCTGTCATGGCCGGGGGAGCTGGGGGAGCTGGGGGAGCTGGGGGAGCCGGGGGAACCGGGGGAGTCGGGGGAACCGGGGGAGTCGGGGGAGGATGTTCCGAGGGGGGACGTCCACCAGTGATAGAAATAGCAAGATTGGACTCCACCCCCCAGCCGACTTCCCGCAGGAGGGCTTCTTCTCGCCAGCAGCCTGGGCCTGCACACCAACCCTGAGCAGGAAGAGCAAGGAGAGATGGGATTCAGAACAAGACTGGACGTTCCCTGAGCAACCCTCTGCCCGGTCCTGGGTCAGCCTTTCCTGGGAAAAATCACaggccattttacagagggagaaactgaggcccagagacccaGGTGGCTCCAAAAGGGAGAGGCCCAGAGGAGACGCTCCTGTGCCTatggactgggggggggggtgtcaataAGGCCTTCCGGGGGAGGGATGGCTGAGGATGCCCTGGCGCACCACGACCCTGCGATGTCAATGGGTGCTCCAGGGCCATCCGGCctatatacagcttgctttgtacTGTATATATtggcattagattgtaagctccctgagagcaccGGCTGTCTTCGGCCTCATTTTGTATCCTGGGCGCTTCGCACAGTGCgtggcacacagcaagcacttaataaatgttcgcgGAATGAATACACCGCTCGCGGAATGAATGCGCCGCTCGCGGAATGGGTGCGCCGCTCGCGGAATGGGTGCGCCGCTGGCGGAATGGGTGCGCCGCTGGCGGAATGGATGCACCGCTCGCGGAATGGATGCACCGCTCGCAGAATGCGCAGGGCCCAGGACCCGAGGCTGCCATGATGTGTGCATGCCACACAAAGACAGGGTGGCAGCACTCCCCCCGAGATGCCCATTGCACCCAGGCCCAGATCCTACAAGGCTCTGCTCCGGGTACCAGGCCAGACCACCGGGCCCATGATGCGCCAGCGTATGTCGTCCGCGCTCCCAGTAAGCACAGGCCGAGTCTGATCCCGCTCCCAGGAGACACCGAGGTGGTGGGCTGGGCCCCCACGACGCCAGGGGTCGGATCGGTCCAGCTCCCCCAACAAATTGGGGCAGTGGGTCCCACTACCCACCATTAACGGGGATAGAGAGGACCGGCTCCCAGGACGCTTCTGGGCACTATGGCTCAGCTCCCAGAACACACcggggcactagggcctgtttccCACAATGCAGCGGGGCTGCCAGCCCCCAGCTCCCAGGATGCCCCACGGTGGCCCCTCTCCGCCACCGTGCCCCAGCGTGCCCCGGGACAAAGGGCCCGTAGCGCCGCCATGCTCCCAGGTCGGCGGGAGGGGCGGGGCCGGCGGGAGGGCGCGCGGAAGCAGCCCCACGGGCTCCCGACATGCCCCGCGCGCGcgccccgcccctcccctcccccgggCACTCACCACCGCTGGCGACCTCGCTCCGCTAGCTCCGGTCGGCGGCGGCAGCACGCAGGGGCCCGGCGCCTGCGCAAAGCGAACTTCGACGGCGACGGCGGCGGGCGGGGGGCAACGCGGAGCGGCTGGCAGGCAGGCCCCAGGGCGCCTGCGCGGTGGTCCAGACCATCCCGGCCGGGGCGCGGGGGGAAGCTGCGGCAGGAGCGGGTCATCCGAGACCCCTGGAGGGTCTTGCCTCCCCCGCTCTTCCTAGGCTTGGTAGAACCGGGGCTGGGCCTTGGCTCCGTGGCTAGGGGAGGGGGCTTTCTCTCGCCACCGCCCCCGGTGGAGGGCTGGGGAAGGCGCGTTCTTTTACCAAAGCGGGGCAGGGCCAGGGGCTGGGGAGCGTACCCCCGTCTTCTCCCGTCTCCCCAGTGTAAAGTGACGTGGTTGCACTAGGAGATCTCTAAGCGctcttccagccccaggtcctgAGCTGGGCAGGGGTCGGGACGAGTCCTCGGTGACTACTGCGCGCTAGCCCCGGGATTGCTGGGAAAGCGGGTCTGCTCACGCACGTGCCCGGGCCCGTGGGGAGGTCAGCTTTGCATATCGTCGGGCTGGGCCTCGCTGGGGCGCAGCGATTTGCATTTCGGTTCTGCAGAGCCCGGggcggtggggagggggaggtctgTGGCCCGGGCCAGAGAGCATGCGCAGGACGACTTGGGCGGAATTGGGAGAGGGGGTGTGTAATGCCTAGGTTTCCGCCTCTAGCCAGGGGGTGGTCCCTCTGCTGACCCTTCCAGCTTCTCTCCCATCGCTGTTCTCTGCAGGGAAGGGCATACTCTCCC
This Trichosurus vulpecula isolate mTriVul1 chromosome 2, mTriVul1.pri, whole genome shotgun sequence DNA region includes the following protein-coding sequences:
- the ZNF428 gene encoding zinc finger protein 428 isoform X2; this translates as MTETRETAETGGYASMEEDDEELSPGPEHPSDSDYTLSEPDSDEDEEEEEEEEETTDDPEYDPGYKVKQRLGGGRGAPSRRAPRAAPPPGPPPQPCTLCGRPPPGEGAAAPGGPPCRLCRPAAPQATPAARAAAQRQVGEEEDEEEDEDEGATSTGGDGPPGDEGGAYHCTECEDSFDDLGELHGHFMLHARGEV
- the ZNF428 gene encoding zinc finger protein 428 isoform X1, yielding MGWCAGPGCWREEALLREVGWGVESNLAISITGGRPPSEHPPPTPPVPPTPPVPPAPPAPPAPPAPPAMTETRETAETGGYASMEEDDEELSPGPEHPSDSDYTLSEPDSDEDEEEEEEEEETTDDPEYDPGYKVKQRLGGGRGAPSRRAPRAAPPPGPPPQPCTLCGRPPPGEGAAAPGGPPCRLCRPAAPQATPAARAAAQRQVGEEEDEEEDEDEGATSTGGDGPPGDEGGAYHCTECEDSFDDLGELHGHFMLHARGEV